A stretch of Ipomoea triloba cultivar NCNSP0323 chromosome 13, ASM357664v1 DNA encodes these proteins:
- the LOC116002517 gene encoding putative late blight resistance protein homolog R1A-10 produces MAFAAVTILMDTLHQHFLQPTPRFLLRNKTKVTLLYKHLSSLQTCLEQDFKVGECDEAMKALGAQMRDVSIELRFQIEHELRLFYLGKSMKLRLHSAKKLLPIFSRAKEDIETLYRDLNEDDIETMDLESFVLRMVESMDFNDDIETDLESLVVEFAGKHVTLPVSKKFRLRWAQEFFHTLKGVFKGGDLKYAMEMLWKHFTLPVSGMPPHINKRIKSFCAHYVFLFCDNEEREDEQGIEDEQESGDEKESEDKEETEDEWENKEEQKSDDEQRSKDEHEESDDEQGSQNEQEEEEEESDDECETEVIQPILSEAESIIRKELRAPSYLNKYMKQRIQARHKIHQIFMQGIKLTSYIKKEVLKVKNAYYNQSNTPQGNNTNSASLRGPEGENITVGDSLQHTTIEMVGYDDEFNMIMDKLNQQSKQREIVSIVGMGGISKTTLAKRIYRDASFISRFDCRAWVTISQVYNQTKVFKALLRSLAPRAHEENNEAGNNELAEVVYKCLKRQRYFIIIDDIWSTDVWCDLQKCFPDDNNGSRMLLTTRLKNVADYAGSGGNLCHTMRFLDSYESWNLFHNQVLHKRITLSPEFERIGREVVKKCKGLPLAINVVAGLLLSSPKQDLNEWELIAKNVHTLSIDHSNQQGENIIDLSYKFLPHHLKHCFLSIGLYPEDTEFPEQFIVDFWVSEGFLKVLSSKSLEDVARESLQDLVDRNLLIVSTKMNENGSSKEYQMHDMLRELALREAQKENLLCPKSDSSILSVGFRRTQLINFSRISHPWSIQSKFCRYNSLSHTCTTFLISSDVSTHGYIKQFHFHFKFLRGLVLENEYYDTADAFAVSELMGLVHLRFLRSYFALKLNTLPLFMLWNLQRLEFDDDYSQNEPLNIWGLPQLKKIITHRGNIRLVPPRSVHHNLESIAFLDYRSCTKELFMRIPNLRILGVDEDFKINLKRKVFHWFGSLACLYKLEYLNVRGNLFNPKCTTIHSMGTLSIENVLPNLKTLKLLNTHLNWESLYIVGMLPKLEVLILARNATFGKKWKLKDGGFHGLKLLSIYDCDLQIWKATSGHFPVLECLVLMHMSSLKKIPSDFADIATLKSIKLYNCLKSAISSVKCIQEEQREYGNNDFSVDILRSDDFYDDYYF; encoded by the exons ATGGCTTTTGCGGCTGTAACAATTTTAATGGATACGCTCCACCAACACTTCCTCCAACCCACTCCTCGTTTCCTTCTTCGCAACAAAACAAAGGTCACCTTACTTTACAAACATCTTTCTTCTTTGCAAACCTGTCTTGAACAAGATTTCAAAGTGGGGGAGTGTGATGAAGCAATGAAAGCTTTGGGAGCACAAATGAGAGATGTCTCCATTGAACTAAGGTTCCAAATTGAACACGAATTGAGATTGTTTTACCTGGGGAAATCCATGAAGCTTAGGCTTCACTCTGCTAAAAAGCTTCTTCCAATCTTCAGTCGGGCAAAAGAAGACATAGAAACTCTATATAGGGATTTGAATGAAGACGACATAGAGACTATGGATTTGGAATCTTTCGTGTTGAGGATGGTAGAAAGTATGGATTTTAATGACGACATAGAAACGGATTTGGAATCTTTAGTGGTAGAGTTTGCAGGGAAGCACGTGACGCTGCCGGTATCCAAGAAGTTTAGGCTTCGCTGGGCTCAAGAGTTTTTTCACACTTTGAAGGGAGTATTTAAAGGTGGCGATTTGAAATATGCGATGGAGATGCTGTGGAAGCACTTCACGCTGCCGGTATCAGGCATGCCGCCTCATATAAACAAAAGGATCAAATCTTTTTGCGCACACTATGTCTTTCTCTTTTGTGATAATGAAGAGAGGGAGGATGAACAGGGGATCGAGGATGAACAGGAGAGCGGGGATGAAAAGGAGAGCGAGGATAAAGAGGAGACTGAGGATGAATGGGAGAACAAGGAAGAACAAAAGAGTGATGATGAACAAAGGAGCAAGGATGAACATGAGGAGAGTGATGATGAACAGGGGAGCCAGAATGAacaggaggaggaggaggaggagagtgATGATGAATGTGAAACTGAGGTGATACAGCCTATTTTGAGTGAAGCAGAAAGTATAATCAGGAAAGAATTGAGAGCCCCCTCTTATCTCAATAAATACATGAAGCAACGGATACAAGCTCGACATAAGATTCATCAAATTTTCATGCAAGGAATTAAGCTTACATCCTACATCAAGAAAGAGGTGTTGAAGGTTAAGAATGCATACTACAATCAATCCAATACCCCACAAGGGAACAATACTAATTCTGCTTCTCTTAGAGGGCCAGAAGGGGAGAACATTACAGTTGGTGATTCGTTGCAGCATACTACAATAGAAATGGTGGGCTATGATGATGAGTTCAACATGATAATGGATAAGCTGAACCAGCAATCCAAGCAACGAGAAATTGTGTCAATTGTGGGAATGGGTGGAATCAGTAAAACCACCTTAGCTAAAAGAATTTATAGAGATGCTTCATTCATTTCTCGCTTTGATTGTCGAGCTTGGGTTACTATCTCACAGGTGTATAATCAAACAAAAGTGTTCAAAGCCCTTCTTCGTTCTCTTGCTCCAAGGGCCCATGAAGAAAACAATGAAGCTGGCAACAACGAATTGGCTGAGGTAGTTTACAAATGTCTAAAACGTCAAAGGTATTTCATCATAATTGATGACATATGGAGTACAGATGTTTGGTGTGATTTGCAGAAATGTTTCCCAGATGATAACAATGGAAGTCGAATGTTGTTGACCACTCGACTAAAAAATGTGGCTGATTATGCTGGTTCAGGTGGTAATCTTTGTCATACCATGCGTTTTTTGGATTCATATGAAAGTTGGAACCTTTTTCACAACCAGGTGTTGCACAAGAGAATAACTTTGTCCCCTGAATTTGAAAGAATTGGTAGAGAAGTAGTAAAGAAGTGCAAAGGATTACCTCTTGCCATTAATGTGGTTGCTGGACTCCTCCTCTCAAGCCCCAAACAAGACTTAAATGAATGGGAGCTAATTGCAAAAAATGTTCATACATTAAGTATAGATCATTCTAATCAGCAGGGTGAAAACATCATTGACCTGAGTTACAAATTCTTACctcatcatcttaaacattgtTTCTTGTCAATTGGGCTTTATCCGGAAGACACTGAATTTCCTGAACAATTTATTGTTGATTTTTGGGTTTCGGAGGGATTTCTAAAGGTTTTGAGCTCTAAGAGCTTGGAAGATGTGGCAAGAGAATCCTTACAAGATCTTGTAGATAGGAATCTTCTTATAGTTTCTACAAAGATGAATGAGAATGGATCATCTAAAGAATATCAAATGCATGATATGTTGCGTGAATTGGCCTTGAGAGAAGCTCAGAAGGAGAATCTGTTATGTCCCAAAAGTGATAGCTCTATCCTTAGTGTGGGGTTTAGGAGAACTCAACTAATAAATTTTTCTCGCATATCTCACCCATGGAGTATTCAATCAAAATTTTGCCGTTACAACTCTTTATCTCATACCTGCACCACCTTTTTAATTAGTTCGGATGTATCCACTCACGGCTACATTAAGcagtttcattttcattttaagtTTTTAAGGGGATTGGTTCTAGAAAATGAATACTACGATACCGCTGATGCCTTTGCGGTTTCAGAGTTAATGGGTCTAGTGCATTTGAGATTTCTAAGAAGTTATTTTGCTTTGAAACTTAATACTCTACCCTTGTTCATGTTATGGAATTTGCAGAGGCTAGAATTTGATGACGATTATTCACAAAATGAACCCCTTAATATTTGGGGATTGCCCCAACTAAAGAAGATCATCACTCATCGGGGAAACATTAGACTGGTTCCTCCAAGATCAGTTCATCATAATTTGGAGAGCATTGCATTTTTGGATTATAGGAGTTGTACAAAGGAGTTGTTTATGAGAATCCCAAATCTAAGGATATTGGGAGTTGatgaagattttaaaattaaccTGAAACGCAAAGTATTCCATTGGTTTGGAAGCCTTGCCTGTTTATATAAATTGGAATATCTAAATGTTCGTGGCAATCTTTTTAATCCCAAGTGTACTACTATTCATTCTATGGGGACTTTGAGCATAGAGAATGTTTTGCCAAATCTTAAGACATTGAAACTCCTCAATACACACTTAAATTGGGAGAGTCTGTATATTGTTGGGATGTTGCCGAAGCTTGAGGTCCTCATCTTGGCACGAAATGCTACTTTTGGCAAAAAATGGAAACTCAAAGATGGAGGGTTTCATGGATTAAAGTTGTTAAGCATATATGATTGTGATCTACAAATTTGGAAAGCTACAAGTGGCCATTTTCCTGTCCTTGAATGTCTAGTCCTCATGCACATGTCTTCTTTAAAAAAGATTCCTAGTGACTTTGCAGATATAGCTACTCTCAAATCAATCAAGTTATATAATTGTTTAAAGTCAGCTATATCTTCTGTCAAGTGTATTCAAGAAGAGCAACGAGAGTATGGAAACAATGATTTTTCTGTTGATATTTTACG GAGTGATGACTtttatgatgattattatttttaa
- the LOC116001654 gene encoding putative late blight resistance protein homolog R1A-10 isoform X1, with protein sequence MAFAAVTILMDTLHQHFLQPTPRFPLRNKTKVKSLYKNFSSLQTSLQQDLKAGENDEAIQGLEAQLRDVSVEIRFQIEHQLRLFYLGKAMKVRLHSAQKLLPLLNLAIKDIKAMDFGSILSILRLLPEHFMLPVSRMPAHMKKRIKSFYKQHPFLFYNNYRNDEWESKDIQRLWFYTFYKAESLISQELRAAYLQKYMKQRIGARQRIRQIFTLGIKLTSYLKKELLLNIKNTFDQSKTSKIKNTVSLRGLDHPVGDSLQHTSKSTIGMVGCDDEFNTIMDKLNHQSMKREIVSIVGMGGIGKTTLARRIYGDASFISRFDCRAWVTISQEYNPRQVFRGLLRSLAPGGDENNEASNNELAERVYKCLKGQRYLIVIDDIWSRDAWDDLMRCFQDDNNGSRILLTTRLNYMADYVGSGTNFSHTMRFLDLYESWNLFWNKVLSERIIFTLEFEIIAREIVEKCKGLPLAIIVVAGILSNSKQNFNEWEHIAKNVHSLSLDHSNQLCESIIQLSYTFLPRHLKHCFLSFGCFPEDYTIDEGMIVDVWISEGFLKVVSSKSLEDVARECLQDLVDRNLVLCGERDGKLSKVYLMHDVLRELALREARKENLSCFNEDFDLSLGFRRSQPINSSPISQWWSSLSRMWSYNCSTHTSSTFSSTVVSLYHKSRPVHTHLKFLRALSAPKIVDVHASSFMEIMGLVHLRWLKITSDLKFHSLPFFMLWNLQKVEVGTYSSYESLYIWGLPQLRHLYIKKGITLDPPRAVHHNLESIRFLDYKSCTEELFMRTPNLRTLGVSIDQRTSLRCKAHNGFESLVYLYKLEELVARDIPLHWKFKTICSKGILSLEDFLPNLKRMELLGTRLKWKDMDIVGTLSKLEALILKTGAVNGKRWEPKDGGFHRLKFLEIFDCDLQHWEATSDHFPILECLTLRCRSLKEIPSDFAYITTLKSIKLYGDLDHLKSSAMHIQEEQQEYGNDAFVADNFGYSEADNSCIIA encoded by the exons ATGGCTTTTGCTGCTGTAACCATTTTAATGGATACACTCCACCAACACTTTCTCCAACCCACACCTCGTTTCCCACTTCGCAACAAAACTAAGGTCAAATCTCTTTACAaaaatttttcttctttgcaAACCTCTCTTCAACAAGATTTGAAGGCGGGCGAAAACGATGAAGCAATCCAAGGTTTGGAAGCACAACTGAGAGATGTCTCCGTCGAAATAAGGTTCCAAATAGAACACCAATTGAGATTGTTTTACCTGGGGAAAGCTATGAAGGTTAGGCTTCACTCTGCTCAAAAGCTTCTTCCCCTCTTGAATCTAGCAATTAAAGACATAAAAGCTATGGATTTTGGTTCTATCTTGAGCATCCTTCGCCTCCTGCCGGAGCACTTCATGCTGCCAGTATCACGCATGCCGGCTCACATGAAGAAAAGGATCAAATCATTTTACAAACAGCACCCTTTTCTCTTTTATAACAACTACAGAAATGATGAATGGGAGAGCAAGGATATACAAAGACTGTGGTTTTATACTTTTTATAAGGCAGAAAGCCTAATCTCACAAGAACTCAGAGCCGCTTATCTCCAAAAATACATGAAGCAACGCATAGGGGCTAGACAAAGGATTCGTCAAATCTTCACTCTAGGAATTAAGCTTACATCTTACCTCAAGAAAGAGCTGTTGTTGAATATTAAGAATACATTCGACCAATCCAAAACCTCAAAAATCAAGAATACTGTTTCTCTTAGAGGATTGGATCATCCAGTTGGTGATTCGTTGCAGCATACTTCAAAGTCTACAATCGGAATGGTGGGCTGCGATGATGAGTTCAACACCATAATGGACAAGTTGAACCACCAATCCATGAAACGAGAAATTGTCTCGATTGTGGGAATGGGCGGCATTGGCAAAACCACATTGGCTAGAAGAATTTATGGAGATGCCTCATTCATTTCTCGCTTTGATTGTCGAGCTTGGGTTACTATTTCACAGGAGTATAATCCAAGGCAAGTGTTTCGAGGCCTTCTTCGTTCTCTTGCCCCAGGGGGTGATGAAAACAATGAAGCTAGCAACAATGAATTGGCTGAGCGAGTATACAAATGTCTCAAAGGTCAAAGGTACTTGATTGTAATAGATGATATATGGAGTAGAGATGCTTGGGATGATTTAATGAGATGTTTTCAAGATGACAACAATGGAAGTCGAATTTTGTTGACCACTCGACTAAATTATATGGCTGATTATGTTGGTTCAGGTACCAATTTTTCTCATACCATGCGCTTTTTGGATTTATATGAAAGTTGGAACCTTTTTTGGAACAAGGTGTTGTCGGAGAGAATAATCTTCACTCTTGAATTTGAAATAATTGCAAGAGAGATAGTAGAGAAATGCAAAGGATTACCTCTTGCAATTATAGTGGTTGCTGGGATCCTCTCAAACTCCAAGCAAAACTTCAATGAATGGGAGCATATTGCAAAAAATGTTCATTCATTAAGTTTAGATCATTCAAATCAGCTGTGTGAGAGCATCATTCAGTTAAGTTACACCTTCTTACCCCGCCATCTTAAACATTGTTTTTTGTCATTTGGGTGTTTTCCAGAAGACTATACAATTGATGAAGGTATGATTGTTGATGTTTGGATTTCAGAGGGATTTCTCAAGGTTGTGAGCTCTAAGAGCTTGGAAGATGTGGCAAGGGAGTGCTTACAAGATCTTGTTGACAGAAATCTTGTTTTATGTGGAGAGAGGGATGGTAAATTATCTAAAGTATATCTAATGCATGATGTCTTGCGTGAATTGGCTTTGAGAGAAGCCCGAAAGGAGAACCTATCATGTTTCAATGAGGATTTTGACTTAAGTTTGGGGTTTAGGAGAAGTCAACCAATAAACTCTTCTCCGATATCTCAATGGTGGAGTAGCTTATCAAGAATGTGGAGTTACAACTGCTCAACTCATACTAGCAGCACCTTTTCATCTACTGTTGTAAGTTTGTACCACAAGAGTAGACCGGTGCATACACATCTTAAGTTTTTAAGGGCATTATCAGCACCTAAGATTGTAGATGTCCATGCTAGTAGTTTTATGGAGATTATGGGTCTAGTGCATTTGAGATGGTTAAAAATTACTAGTGATTTGAAGTTTCACTCTCTCCCTTTTTTTATGTTGTGGAATTTGCAGAAGGTAGAAGTTGGTACTTATTCATCCTATGAATCCCTCTATATTTGGGGATTACCTCAACTAAGACATCTCTACATAAAAAAGGGCATCACACTAGATCCTCCAAGGGCAGTTCATCATAATTTGGAGAGCATTAGATTTTTGGATTATAAGAGTTGTACAGAGGAGCTGTTCATGAGAACCCCAAACCTAAGGACATTGGGAGTTAGTATTGATCAAAGAACTTCTTTGAGATGCAAAGCTCACAATGGGTTTGAAAGCCTTGTCTATTTATATAAATTGGAAGAACTGGTGGCTCGCGACATACCTCTTCATTGGAAGTTTAAAACTATTTGTTCCAAGGGAATATTGAGCCTAGAAGATTTTTTGCCAAATCTTAAAAGGATGGAACTCTTGGGTACAAGATTAAAATGGAAGGATATGGATATCGTGGGTACGTTGTCTAAGCTTGAAGCCCTCATATTGAAAACAGGTGCTGTTAATGGTAAAAGATGGGAACCTAAAGACGGAGGGTTTCATCGATTGAAGTTTCTGGAAATATTTGATTGTGATCTACAACATTGGGAAGCCACTAGTGATCATTTTCCTATTCTTGAATGTCTAACCCTTAGGTGTCGGAGTTTAAAAGAGATCCCTAGTGATTTTGCATACATAACTACTCTCAAATCAATCAAGTTATATGGAGATTTAGACCATCTTAAATCATCTGCCATGCATATACAAGAAGAGCAGCAAGAGTATGGAAATGATGCATTTGTTGCTGATAATTTTGG ATACTCGGAGGCTGACAACTCTTGTATCATCGCTTAA
- the LOC116001654 gene encoding putative disease resistance RPP13-like protein 3 isoform X2: MAFAAVTILMDTLHQHFLQPTPRFPLRNKTKVKSLYKNFSSLQTSLQQDLKAGENDEAIQGLEAQLRDVSVEIRFQIEHQLRLFYLGKAMKVRLHSAQKLLPLLNLAIKDIKAMDFGSILSILRLLPEHFMLPVSRMPAHMKKRIKSFYKQHPFLFYNNYRNDEWESKDIQRLWFYTFYKAESLISQELRAAYLQKYMKQRIGARQRIRQIFTLGIKLTSYLKKELLLNIKNTFDQSKTSKIKNTVSLRGLDHPVGDSLQHTSKSTIGMVGCDDEFNTIMDKLNHQSMKREIVSIVGMGGIGKTTLARRIYGDASFISRFDCRAWVTISQEYNPRQVFRGLLRSLAPGGDENNEASNNELAERVYKCLKGQRYLIVIDDIWSRDAWDDLMRCFQDDNNGSRILLTTRLNYMADYVGSGTNFSHTMRFLDLYESWNLFWNKVLSERIIFTLEFEIIAREIVEKCKGLPLAIIVVAGILSNSKQNFNEWEHIAKNVHSLSLDHSNQLCESIIQLSYTFLPRHLKHCFLSFGCFPEDYTIDEGMIVDVWISEGFLKVVSSKSLEDVARECLQDLVDRNLVLCGERDGKLSKVYLMHDVLRELALREARKENLSCFNEDFDLSLGFRRSQPINSSPISQWWSSLSRMWSYNCSTHTSSTFSSTVKVEVGTYSSYESLYIWGLPQLRHLYIKKGITLDPPRAVHHNLESIRFLDYKSCTEELFMRTPNLRTLGVSIDQRTSLRCKAHNGFESLVYLYKLEELVARDIPLHWKFKTICSKGILSLEDFLPNLKRMELLGTRLKWKDMDIVGTLSKLEALILKTGAVNGKRWEPKDGGFHRLKFLEIFDCDLQHWEATSDHFPILECLTLRCRSLKEIPSDFAYITTLKSIKLYGDLDHLKSSAMHIQEEQQEYGNDAFVADNFGYSEADNSCIIA, from the exons ATGGCTTTTGCTGCTGTAACCATTTTAATGGATACACTCCACCAACACTTTCTCCAACCCACACCTCGTTTCCCACTTCGCAACAAAACTAAGGTCAAATCTCTTTACAaaaatttttcttctttgcaAACCTCTCTTCAACAAGATTTGAAGGCGGGCGAAAACGATGAAGCAATCCAAGGTTTGGAAGCACAACTGAGAGATGTCTCCGTCGAAATAAGGTTCCAAATAGAACACCAATTGAGATTGTTTTACCTGGGGAAAGCTATGAAGGTTAGGCTTCACTCTGCTCAAAAGCTTCTTCCCCTCTTGAATCTAGCAATTAAAGACATAAAAGCTATGGATTTTGGTTCTATCTTGAGCATCCTTCGCCTCCTGCCGGAGCACTTCATGCTGCCAGTATCACGCATGCCGGCTCACATGAAGAAAAGGATCAAATCATTTTACAAACAGCACCCTTTTCTCTTTTATAACAACTACAGAAATGATGAATGGGAGAGCAAGGATATACAAAGACTGTGGTTTTATACTTTTTATAAGGCAGAAAGCCTAATCTCACAAGAACTCAGAGCCGCTTATCTCCAAAAATACATGAAGCAACGCATAGGGGCTAGACAAAGGATTCGTCAAATCTTCACTCTAGGAATTAAGCTTACATCTTACCTCAAGAAAGAGCTGTTGTTGAATATTAAGAATACATTCGACCAATCCAAAACCTCAAAAATCAAGAATACTGTTTCTCTTAGAGGATTGGATCATCCAGTTGGTGATTCGTTGCAGCATACTTCAAAGTCTACAATCGGAATGGTGGGCTGCGATGATGAGTTCAACACCATAATGGACAAGTTGAACCACCAATCCATGAAACGAGAAATTGTCTCGATTGTGGGAATGGGCGGCATTGGCAAAACCACATTGGCTAGAAGAATTTATGGAGATGCCTCATTCATTTCTCGCTTTGATTGTCGAGCTTGGGTTACTATTTCACAGGAGTATAATCCAAGGCAAGTGTTTCGAGGCCTTCTTCGTTCTCTTGCCCCAGGGGGTGATGAAAACAATGAAGCTAGCAACAATGAATTGGCTGAGCGAGTATACAAATGTCTCAAAGGTCAAAGGTACTTGATTGTAATAGATGATATATGGAGTAGAGATGCTTGGGATGATTTAATGAGATGTTTTCAAGATGACAACAATGGAAGTCGAATTTTGTTGACCACTCGACTAAATTATATGGCTGATTATGTTGGTTCAGGTACCAATTTTTCTCATACCATGCGCTTTTTGGATTTATATGAAAGTTGGAACCTTTTTTGGAACAAGGTGTTGTCGGAGAGAATAATCTTCACTCTTGAATTTGAAATAATTGCAAGAGAGATAGTAGAGAAATGCAAAGGATTACCTCTTGCAATTATAGTGGTTGCTGGGATCCTCTCAAACTCCAAGCAAAACTTCAATGAATGGGAGCATATTGCAAAAAATGTTCATTCATTAAGTTTAGATCATTCAAATCAGCTGTGTGAGAGCATCATTCAGTTAAGTTACACCTTCTTACCCCGCCATCTTAAACATTGTTTTTTGTCATTTGGGTGTTTTCCAGAAGACTATACAATTGATGAAGGTATGATTGTTGATGTTTGGATTTCAGAGGGATTTCTCAAGGTTGTGAGCTCTAAGAGCTTGGAAGATGTGGCAAGGGAGTGCTTACAAGATCTTGTTGACAGAAATCTTGTTTTATGTGGAGAGAGGGATGGTAAATTATCTAAAGTATATCTAATGCATGATGTCTTGCGTGAATTGGCTTTGAGAGAAGCCCGAAAGGAGAACCTATCATGTTTCAATGAGGATTTTGACTTAAGTTTGGGGTTTAGGAGAAGTCAACCAATAAACTCTTCTCCGATATCTCAATGGTGGAGTAGCTTATCAAGAATGTGGAGTTACAACTGCTCAACTCATACTAGCAGCACCTTTTCATCTACTGTT AAGGTAGAAGTTGGTACTTATTCATCCTATGAATCCCTCTATATTTGGGGATTACCTCAACTAAGACATCTCTACATAAAAAAGGGCATCACACTAGATCCTCCAAGGGCAGTTCATCATAATTTGGAGAGCATTAGATTTTTGGATTATAAGAGTTGTACAGAGGAGCTGTTCATGAGAACCCCAAACCTAAGGACATTGGGAGTTAGTATTGATCAAAGAACTTCTTTGAGATGCAAAGCTCACAATGGGTTTGAAAGCCTTGTCTATTTATATAAATTGGAAGAACTGGTGGCTCGCGACATACCTCTTCATTGGAAGTTTAAAACTATTTGTTCCAAGGGAATATTGAGCCTAGAAGATTTTTTGCCAAATCTTAAAAGGATGGAACTCTTGGGTACAAGATTAAAATGGAAGGATATGGATATCGTGGGTACGTTGTCTAAGCTTGAAGCCCTCATATTGAAAACAGGTGCTGTTAATGGTAAAAGATGGGAACCTAAAGACGGAGGGTTTCATCGATTGAAGTTTCTGGAAATATTTGATTGTGATCTACAACATTGGGAAGCCACTAGTGATCATTTTCCTATTCTTGAATGTCTAACCCTTAGGTGTCGGAGTTTAAAAGAGATCCCTAGTGATTTTGCATACATAACTACTCTCAAATCAATCAAGTTATATGGAGATTTAGACCATCTTAAATCATCTGCCATGCATATACAAGAAGAGCAGCAAGAGTATGGAAATGATGCATTTGTTGCTGATAATTTTGG ATACTCGGAGGCTGACAACTCTTGTATCATCGCTTAA